The genome window TAAATCCAGAATTTCATGGAGATTAATCACGAATTGCCACCTATGGAGAATTATTGCGAATTTCCATTAATACTCAATTCtgtagaaaaatttttttacaaaaattcccgaatgctaaagatattttatttgcttctattaattttaattctcaCAGCTTGGTCAAGTCCCTCAACCTAAGTAATCGAACTCATAGACGATTATTTCAGccctaaaataaataaacaccaACATGCCTGCGTCATCTTCCAAATTTAGCTGAAGAAAATGATAAGGTGTGCCAGATGTATTTCCAAGACTCTTATCTAACATTGAAGATTTTTGTAGAAGGAGTGCTACTTGAAATTAGCTAAGGTGTTCAAGTGTACTATGAggttgtaaatatttttaaatttttttgagaataatgCCTCGCATACCAGCACGGGTTATTGGAGCAatggaattgcacactattctgtgttgaaactaatttaaaataatatctacCTTTTACTAAGGGtaatttaactaaatgtcGAACACCCTTGTTAATGTGTAGGTGACAAATCTATCACCTCTTTTTAGAATGCAGGGAAACAAGagtagaaaaacgaaaataaacggTAATCTAAAATGCATTAGAGGTGAATATAAATCTGtgaaatattctgaaattccTATTCTCAATTGCTAAGGAGCAATCGGCCTTAAATGTACAGAACATATTTAAGACAATGGAATTGTGAGATACATCAAAGTTCAGATTAGAGCGGCTCGAATGTTATGATCTACGGAAGATGTAGAGGTTTTTTGTAAAGCCTTTACGATGTGGTAATGGGTATTTTCCGTGGGAAACCCCTTCGGAGTTAGTTTTCATAGAAGTTGCAGataatcttaaataaaaaatggaaacctGAGGACATAATTTTGTACAGACTACAGCATTCAAAGcgtatttgaatatttttgtgcgAATTGCATTAGACTAACCAATGATGCTGAAATAACGAACTTCATTATGGAGCATAATGCATGGATTGGCTGGATATAGAGAGCTGAGCAACTAAGAAAACTTCTTAGAAGTTCCAATTATTCTATATTACTGTATTGATTACAACTTACATTCCAGAAGTGTTAAATACTGGAAAAACTGGGTGTCATTAACAGCTTCAggattttcaggaaatttaaaattcgtaGATTCCACAATGAATACCTTCGCGGAAGGCCTTATAGATTTTGATGTCGATTCCTTTGATAGTGATAAACTTATCACAGTGAAGTTTGGTGattcaaaaagatattttatgaAAGAGAAGTTCCTTGTGGGCGTTCTGAAGAAGTTTGTAGAAGCCCTGTTGAGGTTTTAACCAATTCTTGTTAGTGATCCTGGTTCAGTTGCAAAGCTGTAGCAACaaactttcaaataattttaaatgacaattTAAAAGACACAGTAGAGTTTTACGCCTCCTGGTACGGTTACTGTACGAATTGGGAACCAACTTAGTATAAAGAACTCGCAGATGAGATGAAGGATGAAGAAGAGGTTATTGTAAAATTAGATACTGTTGCCAATGAAATTCTCAGTAGATTCAATGTGGAAGctttttctacaattttttagatttccaGTGATAAGAATCATAGACTTATAGAGTATCACGGGGAGTGCTTTTTAGAGGATTTCATAAATATCATTAGCAAAGAAAGCAAGGGACGGTTGAATAAGTAGGATTCTCTATCCTGGCAATGGCAAAAAAGTAGATTTATGAGTTTATTTGTACTATTTACACTTAAAAATTACACGTTTTGATTAGTTTGCGTGgcagaaataaattatttcatagGAAAAAGCTGCATGGGCATCATAACGCAAAACAATGCCATGAAAATGCGGATTGCTTTCGAATTAGTATTGTACGAGATATATGCGGACTTATTCTCACACCGTATTTGTTCTATTGTTACTtccttaagaaaaaatgaatacaCAGTGAAAATGGTTTATGAGGAATAAAACGTCGAAAGTTAGAGTATAATGATGATGAAATTGTGAGATGATGTGTATAATCCTACGCATAAAACCAGTGGTAGTGGTGATTTTTGATCTCGTGAGAAGCAGAGGCTGCTAGGAGAATCACTGAGAGAAAGAGAGAACAATCTCCACATCTCACAACCCTCTTGTAGGACCAAACTAATGATTGATGGTAGTAAAGCTATTTTCTCTTCTAATCAAATGCTGTCACTGTCAATTATTTACACAGGGGCAAAATGATTGGTTGCATGTCACTTCTCGAGTTTTAATAAGTTGACATTTCTAACTTTATCACAGGTTCGGAAACGTCATAATATTTACTTCTACGTGTCTTCAAATTTGCGCTGAGTTTAAGTTAGAACTTAATATATCTATATAGTTCTCAGAAAGCGTTAACTTGAccttttaccattttgctaAACCGAACCAAAAAGATTtgctcttttttatttttaatttttaagtgttttgttaaaattttttttgagattttcaattgatttttgaaGGTGGAATGTGACAGATATTTgccgattttttttcaagcgATATTTAggattttcaagatttttgtGTGGTTTTGGAAGATTTTATTTGAGTTTTACGCCATTTTAATTAGatataatacaattttgtgTTATACATGTAAGCATTCCTTTTGTGATGATTTTCAtaggattttttcaaatatatttttctatttatcaGAGCTCATCAAGAATTGATTCATTGATTGGAACAAATCGAATTATCGGCTTCCGAATGCGACACATTTTAAGCTTATTTTAGTCTTGTCGCCATTTAATTTCGAACACCATCAGAAATTCATATAAGACCATTTATCAGTGACTCTACATATCTGACATTACTTActctttaaatatgaaatatgtatGATAAAAGTCTTATTCGAATCTGCAAAggatatttttctaattttgacaaatcCTGAGTCTAtacattttggaattttctgATAATTATGTGGAACTTTGAAAGCCACTTTCTAGTGGATTTGCTGAGCTAAAtaattatctataaaattttcaacttctaAGCTTGATtgcaaaaagtaaaaaaatcattgatcATGGGAttctaaaaagtaaaaatcaaagCCAAAATCGGTTCCTCACTAACACCAGATCtgcaaaaataagaaattgtaTCATGAGGGGACCATGGTGTCAAAATCGTAAATCAAAACCGATCTCTGAATTCTTACATTTCACACCAAAGTGGTAATTATCGTAATTGGTGACTAAAGGGGTTTCATGTTGTAACTAGTTATATAATGAAAACAGATATGTATCTTCATACCGAGCTCGTAGTATATTGCCCTCGAATACCATTCGTAATAAAAGACATTAGCGATTAAGCCTTAGTTGCTGAATCGTAGCTTAAATTTGGTTAATCTATACTCTACTCTCATAAATTTTAACGTCCATAAGAATTGCCAATAGCAACAATCTGTCATAAACTCCTTTcgtatatttaataatttgtatcCCTTATACGTATTGGAGGGTCGAGCGTAGCAGGACCAAACTTAAACCATGATTCAACAACTTGGCCTCAGTAATCACTGATGAGTTTAGGACAGGGTGATTGAATTATGATATTTCCCGATCAAAATAACGATTTTAACTTCGACATAcgttttatatgaaaatattttagcacTTAAAATATGTCTTACACCATCACCTGTAACATAACAGAGCGCTTTAAGGAACCCCCATAAAACTTTGTGGTATTGAGAAACGAATGAATGACGAAAGAAAGACATGTCTTGCGAAAACGTCGACTTGGTTACGCAACATGAGTTACAATGTAGGTTGAAACGatgataaaaattatcaaaacacTCTTTTGATTTTAAGTGCGCGACTTTTTCAACACTAAACATTTATGaagaccattttttttatatagttcAAGTTCATTAAAGTTAGTTTACATTATGTATTCCGAGTCTATACATTACGATTTAAATgatttgaggcgttttgatAAATCAGTGTCACCGATGAGTAACATTAATCATTATAATTCGTTCATGTGTCATATAAACCTGCCCTAACTGTGCATTAAGTACTTATTTTATCATCAGTAATACTAGCAGGACGTAATCAAACCTCAGGAGCGGCTGTAATCCTGCAAACAACATCTCTGATTCACTgactattaattaaaatgacaaCTATAACGAACATCAAATGCAGCGCCTATTGTTCAGAAATTCTGCTTGaagtagttttaaaaaaatgttgggaGAGGCCTCGTTGAATAGAACAACCATAATAAATTCACTTGCAGTTGCATCGTTTATagtctaaaaaattattattcaactTAAGACAAATGTACAGAGGTCTGCAATTAATGGTGACCTTAGTAATGCACCGTACATTCTACTTATGAGCGGCCATAAAACCGAACAACAAGCCTATTTTATCAAGTTATGTTAATAAGTTGCACCTTTGATGCGTagatttaattgtttattattaagtcTAGGCCTTGCGACCTTATAAACACTTATGACGATAATGGCACGCATTTTCTTCGGGGTAGGCCtcacattaatattttacgGAGGAAAtgcagtttatttttatgtattgaaaatgaaaaatgttccaTAAACGGCTCATCAATGCCAGtgcaaaaaattgcttaagacttaaaacaaattactCTCAATTAGCaacaaattatgaaaacaaTGGTCGGAGTTTAGTTGAATTGTTCGAGgatcaaatttataataccCATGTGTAGTTTTAAATGAGCggttttgaattattttggtaCCTTGACCATAGGCTTGAATGTGAGAACTTTTTTGTATCATATTGTTGCAATAGTGTCTTTAAACTTGACATTATTTTTGGTCGAGGTTCGTCGGTTTGCTAttgaactttttcattttcggTTATGTAATTTCTAGTTTAAAGACATAAACAATTTGAGAACAATTATTATGACGAACTCTTAAGTCAAAATGCAAAAGGAGATGTGAACCTGAGTAACATTATCTTTAGCAGAGGTCAGAATACatatatctaataaaaaagtatattaagAGGGCGCTATTCCTGTGTGTTTCTTCTTTCGTCACGAGTGGCGTTTTggtgaaaaatgtaaatgtgaAAGTGAAATTAAAGAGGCAAAAGTTCGGAAGTAAAATGGGTACCTTATATTAACACACTAAACACCCATGAACTATCctcaatacaaaataaaagtaCAGTGGCGATTTAGTAATCCGAACTAATTAAAACTGGACTGATCCACATGGCCAATACATCCGGATTAATGATATACGTGTGGGATTCTTAGGTCGAATAGATCTGACCCTTGGGCACCTATATAgacttttccatgtttacGATAAAGTCGAGGCACAATCGGAAGTCGTTGAGTTGTAAATAGTGATAGTGCTTTAATGctgttaattaggttaggtcttaatttaagatgaaagaattgtaaaggggctgatgttgccctcataggacgcctatgtatgtcgcaacctggttagaggTATTTTCGTCAAGTAAGAGGGTTTCGCGATCATTATCTTCATGCaattctgctattttatgattaacgtctagccaccctttgtcggtacttgtgggaaaggatagccgccctttgtcggcgtgGATGAGACGCAcggccgcgctttgtcggcatctCTGGATATGTACCGACAAAGCGTTATCAGTACCATGGTAACGgctcaggtggtgtcataagtcagcaattgctttctagccagggtacgacactgttttaattacccttagtttagtatttaagagcgccccgaatctagggggttctctttcttttcgagtggctcaccagaactgTTATCCTACATTTGAATCCGTTTCTTATTCAATAAACtctattattcaaaataaaaaccctagacaacgaTATAAAAAAACCTACATACGTATACAGGATGGATCATTAACAATGGGGCAACCGACAGCTGAAGATACTACACGTTGAATGGCGACGATTCGAGAAAATGTGCCTTATCTGAAAGTTgatattttcagatatatatagggtgttgaaagttaaaatttgaattcattttttgccgttgttttgaaaatgtttagggcatacaattgaaaatttataaagttatgttttttaggTACTGAATAACATaagttttgcaatttccgCGTTGTTAATAGAGGGCCTTACTTACGGCcaattttacagaattaacagttaataatttttaccctgtatgtataacatgaaatttgattcaaaatctgaaagaaTAATCGTTTTTTCGTTAATTATGTAGTCCTGTTTCATTTCGATATTGCTATCAAGTGTAGGAGTGGCACTACCTTAGAATTAGTTTTATAGAATTATGAGCGAGAAATGTTTCTACCTAGAACgtgacaataaaaaattaaactgtaaCGAAAGCGTTGATAACTATTATGAAAATTAGGAacactttttattaattctagagtttaaaaatttacataaattttaaaaatcaatgtttatgtttaatttttaaaatcatattaataatgtatttttacaGCTTCAAGCTCAACAAGCTTATTCTGAGTTCCAACATGGTATTTGGGAACTGCTCAACCATGCTGGAAATCTTAACAATATCCCTGATGCAAGGACCTATAGACAGATCAGGTATTACTCTGTGGTTGGTCCTGCTGCCTTACCACCTGATCAACTTGATAGGGTAAGTAtgagaaaagaagaaaattcaaaaacaataaaaatgaagagTTACTTGATCAATATTCACTGTTTATGAGTTACCATCTTAcgtaacaaataaaaattactagtAATTCGCAGAATGCAAAAAAGGTGAGGTGCTTTACTCGATTATATCAACTGCAATAATTACGCTGGTGTTAAACGGATGAATGAATTAGCGTAAACTGAAACAAGGTGTTTAACATCAAGTATTACTAATACCTTCCTGGAATCATCTTGCCACGTAACACAAGCATTAAAATGATGTTATTATTTACCTAcaccaatttaaataaaatctgcaTAATATTACAGTACAACAGACTAATAAATGACATGTTGGCCATCTACAATACAGCCACAGTATGCAGCTTCAACGACCATTTCCAGTGCGGACTTCGGTTGCAACcagatttgaataaaattatggCGAAAAGTCGCAATTGGGACGAATTGCAACATATCTGGATCGAGTGGAGAAGGCAAACTGGACAGAAAATGAAGGAACTTTATGAGCAAATGGTGCAATTGTCTAATGCAGCGTCTAAATTAAAtagtaagtttttaaaaaaatccggctaaaatttaatggcaattttacagattttacCAATACGGCCGATTATTGGTCTTTTCCATTTGAGTCTGCCAGTTTGGAGTTGGATTTGGAAGATGTTTGGACTGATATTAAGCCTCTGTATGAGCTGCTGCATGCGTACGTCAGACGGAGGCTGAGAGAATACTATGGGCCTGAAAGGATCAATAGGCAGGCTCCTTTGCCTAGCCACATTTTAGGTAGATTTCAATCTTAAGCGGAGTTTTTGTTGCTTACTGAAACAATTGGATATTTCAGGGAATATGTGGGCCCAAAGCTGGAGtaacatttttgacataacTCAGCCTTATCCAGGCCAACATTTTCTGGACGTTACTCCTGAAATGTCCAAGCAggtttaaaattacaaatgacCTAATTTCTCCAATAAATATGTACTTTTTCCTTAGGGTTACACCCCAATAGACCTGTTTAGACTTGGAGAAGACTTCTTCGTTTCCATGAATATAAGTGCCATGCCTCTGGATTTCTGGCAGGGTTCCATATTCGAGGAACCAGGTGATAGGGTAGTTTTGTGTACCCCATCGGCTTGGGATTTTTGCAATACACGAGACTACAGGTAATTGATTTTGCCGTCATTATTCgaagaaatttttgattttttaaattttaggattAAAATGTGCGCTCATCCAAATATGAAAGATTTAATCACTGCCCACCATGAAATGGCTCACATTCACTACTTTATGGCCTACAAAAATCAACCTAAGGTGTTTAGAGATGGAGCCAATCCTTGTTAGTAAAATcgtattaataatttttactattaatGTGGTATTTGGCGTTTTTAGCATTTCATGAGGCAATTGGGGAGGCTATAGGGCTGTCAGTAGGTACTCCGAAGCATCTTCAAGCGCTGGGATTAGTGCCTGTTTCCGTAGATGACACAGCGGTAGATATTAACTATCTCTATCAAATGGCGTTGgataaaataactttcctacCATTTGCCTACGTAATGGACAAATGGCGTTATGATgttttcaaaggaaaaattggaAGGGAGGAGTACAATTGCCATTGGCATATTTTAAGGTAGTCAaagattgtaaaatattaaaaattaaagtagttATTGAGGAACAAAATAGGATATCAGAAAGCTCTACATTCTAATTAGACATATTTCTTCATATGGGAAGGCAAATTTAGGGTTTTAAATGATCATAATTTCTTGCCTAGTTAGGATTATTCTAGGATATTTTGTGAagaggtttaaaatttaattctactGCCTGAATTGCATTGGGAATGTAGCGATGTTCAGGTTTTTTCGAAGTGGTTTCATTGGATAAAGCATATCCATCAGCCTTTCATGAGTGAGTGTTATCAGAGAGGTTCGAAAACCCTCTGAGAGAAGTTTTAATGCCAAAGGTGTTTTTCTATGATACTCTGAATGCGTGTACCTTTTTAATTTCGACGTTGGTATTGGCAAACAGGCCGAACattcttatttatattaagcttcttattaaattgttttactAATCAAGTTgcaatatttactttaaatccACTATTCTTAAAggattatttaatattaagttaatttatgcaaaaattctATTCGGATtcatatcaatttaaaaaaataatataataataataaataataaaaaataggcgTTTCTTAATTTTAGGGAGCAGTACCAGGGAATAAAACCACCAGTACTGAGATCTGAAATCAATTTCGACCCCGGTTCAAAGTACCACATTCCAGCCAATATTCCATATATGAGGTAAGTTTTTGAACCTTTAAAATCGTATAAATTTGGTTCATACCAATACAAATCAAGTGAATGACAATACCCAGTTTATAGAGCCTTCTTGCCTCGCCCAAATTGGCCCCTAAATTTATTATAGCCGGATTTGGATCCCTATGATTCGTCATAATTACTCTAGACAACCACAGTATTTCTAACATTAcggatatatttaaaaaataacaataacatcacaataaaaaataaaacttaatacTGACAATCATTATAACTACATCAAGAACTAGTGATGGCCTAATTCCTCTCCACCGAAATCATGCCCTCCCCCGCTAAGTCCTCCAAAATCGTGTCCCCCAATACCTTCGCCTCCAAAATCTCCTCCTCCGTAATGCTCATCTCCCCCATGACCTTCGTCTCCACCTCCAAATCCTCCAAAATCCCCTCCTCCTTCATGTTCGTCGTGAACTGGTACTGCTACAGGTACTTTCACGGGCACTGGATATGGTTTTTTGACCTCTACAGGTACTTTCTTTTCCACGGTGTATGGAACTGGGTTGAAAATCGGAATTTTCACCGCGTATGGTACGGGTTTTTCTACAGGAACtggaattttcttttctaCCGGAACAGGGACTTTGACGGGTATTTTAACTTCATAGGGCTGGGGTTTCTCTACAGTGTACGGAATGGGTCGTTCGACACCTACTTTAACGGGTACAGGGACTGGTTTGAATACTGGATAAGGGATCTTCTTTTCCACGTGCACGGGTACTGGTTTTGGGATATGCACTGGGTAGGGTCTGTCCACGTGAACTTTGACAGGCACGTGAATAATCTTTTCTACTGGGTATGGCTTTGGCACGTGCACTGGAATTTTCACTGGGTAGGGGATTTTCTTTTCCACGGGATACGGAGCGGGGACATGGACTTTATAAGGCACGTGTACAGTCTTTTCTACCGGATATGGTTCGGGTACTAAGACTTTTACTGGATAAGGCTTATCCACTGGGACCtacaattcaaaaattttaataactcaCTTCTTAAGATGTTTATGCGCAAACATACTTTAACTTGAACATGTTCGATCTTCTCCACGGGCACTGGCTTGTGAACTGGTACCTTCACGTGGACAGGTACTTTCACTGGGTATGGAACTTTTTTCTCTACGGGATAGGGTTGAGGTACGTGCACTTTAACTGGATAGGGCACTTTCTTTTCCACTGGGTATGGGATAGTTTTCTCTACAGGATATGGTGCAGGTACCTTTTTGATTATGGTGACGGTCTTTTCGTGGTGGACGTGACCTGGAAAAAGTGTTCTGTTGTGTTATAACTATAACTGTTTCATCCAtctattattgttaaaatgtgCTCCTAAATACCTGAAGGTTAGTTCTTTTTCCGCTGAATTGCACCAAAACAAATCCTTACCTTCAGAACCGCCAGAGTTGCCTCCGAATGACTCATGCTCAAAACCAAAACCACCCCCAGAGGAGTGACCAATACttccaaaatcaaaattactcCCAAAGGAGTCACCAATACTTCCAAAGTCTAGAATAAGTAAAAGAGTTTTTGGGTGAGGCACCTAAAGGAGGTGGGagatatcattattttttttttttggtttttatgtggatgaaattaaatgaagtTGTATAGATGAATAGTAGTGAAGAATAATTGTTCGTTGGGCAACAGTAGTAGTTCTCTCATATGAGATTCCTTAAGGATGAATGGCGGAGGTTCAGAGATGCAGAAATAGTAACATGTATAATTTACTTTGAGAGTTCTGTAATGAAATTCAATACACTGAAAACTGTCATTTTCCGGAAATAATTATAGAAATGGTAACACTGCATTTGTTAGCATTCG of Euwallacea similis isolate ESF13 chromosome 15, ESF131.1, whole genome shotgun sequence contains these proteins:
- the LOC136413873 gene encoding angiotensin-converting enzyme-like, with product MCDISNSRKILVLVLILVTSKSSHGVPQLDLPEYEPNSGNYPQNPSFVPNPNYSPLNPYSGGTQSSNFVPHGNQGRAGKFEKPFRGDVRSLLQALELQASQQCTNNVAAQWNFETNVNQVTQLEALQAQQAYSEFQHGIWELLNHAGNLNNIPDARTYRQIRYYSVVGPAALPPDQLDRYNRLINDMLAIYNTATVCSFNDHFQCGLRLQPDLNKIMAKSRNWDELQHIWIEWRRQTGQKMKELYEQMVQLSNAASKLNNFTNTADYWSFPFESASLELDLEDVWTDIKPLYELLHAYVRRRLREYYGPERINRQAPLPSHILGNMWAQSWSNIFDITQPYPGQHFLDVTPEMSKQGYTPIDLFRLGEDFFVSMNISAMPLDFWQGSIFEEPGDRVVLCTPSAWDFCNTRDYRIKMCAHPNMKDLITAHHEMAHIHYFMAYKNQPKVFRDGANPSFHEAIGEAIGLSVGTPKHLQALGLVPVSVDDTAVDINYLYQMALDKITFLPFAYVMDKWRYDVFKGKIGREEYNCHWHILREQYQGIKPPVLRSEINFDPGSKYHIPANIPYMRYFVSTLLQFQIYRALCQAAGQYVPGDHRKSLHKCDIYRSKEAGNILKQLMEKGSSQSWRDILFQTTGESRLDGSALREYFRPLEDWLTNENLRTGEYVGWLYDGDYCKQSIETAGLQVYGGFYNDSSKFAGCFVLLILSVLMVWKLR
- the LOC136413886 gene encoding uncharacterized protein isoform X2, with protein sequence MKLLGFSALCALLLLASAEEKQAEKAADSKAVESAPLESKKQDKRGLDLGYGGGHGLDFGGGGQEGGHGDSIGHVHHEKTVTIIKKVPAPYPVEKTIPYPVEKKVPYPVKVHVPQPYPVEKKVPYPVKVPVHVKVPVHKPVPVEKIEHVQVKVPVDKPYPVKVLVPEPYPVEKTVHVPYKVHVPAPYPVEKKIPYPVKIPVHVPKPYPVEKIIHVPVKVHVDRPYPVHIPKPVPVHVEKKIPYPVFKPVPVPVKVGVERPIPYTVEKPQPYEVKIPVKVPVPVEKKIPVPVEKPVPYAVKIPIFNPVPYTVEKKVPVEVKKPYPVPVKVPVAVPVHDEHEGGGDFGGFGGGDEGHGGDEHYGGGDFGGEGIGGHDFGGLSGGGHDFGGEELGHH
- the LOC136413886 gene encoding tetra-peptide repeat homeobox protein 1-like isoform X1, with amino-acid sequence MKLLGFSALCALLLLASAEEKQAEKAADSKAVESAPLESKKQDKRGLDLGYGGGHGLDFGGGGQEGGHGDSIDFGSIGDSFGSNFDFGSIGHSSGGGFGFEHESFGGNSGGSEGHVHHEKTVTIIKKVPAPYPVEKTIPYPVEKKVPYPVKVHVPQPYPVEKKVPYPVKVPVHVKVPVHKPVPVEKIEHVQVKVPVDKPYPVKVLVPEPYPVEKTVHVPYKVHVPAPYPVEKKIPYPVKIPVHVPKPYPVEKIIHVPVKVHVDRPYPVHIPKPVPVHVEKKIPYPVFKPVPVPVKVGVERPIPYTVEKPQPYEVKIPVKVPVPVEKKIPVPVEKPVPYAVKIPIFNPVPYTVEKKVPVEVKKPYPVPVKVPVAVPVHDEHEGGGDFGGFGGGDEGHGGDEHYGGGDFGGEGIGGHDFGGLSGGGHDFGGEELGHH